The following is a genomic window from Mycolicibacterium sp. TY81.
GTTGGCCGTCGCTGACGATGAAGATGTCGGCGTCATCGGCGTTGATGATGATGCATTGATGAGAACGCCCCCGCTCGCTTGTGGCGAGCGGGGCGTTGGTGATCTCGGTGACGGGATCCTTGTCGCGGTGGCGTGGTCGTCGCCGTGGTGACGTGGATTTGGTTCAGTCGGTTGCTGTTTCGCTGATGGCGATGCGTGCGGCTTTCTCCCCGACGATGGAATGCCCGGCGGCGAACGCGGCGGTCAGGGCGTGCAGGGCGAGGTTGTTGACTGCGCGGGGGGTGCCCGCGGGAGGCGTTGTGGATCAGCGTGATCGCGTCGTCGGCGAACAGCGCATCGGAGCGGCGGCGATCTTGGTGTGATGGGCGATGTAGTCGGCGGTGTCGGCCGGACTCATCCCGGGCAGGGGTGTAGCGCACCGCGATGCGCTGATCCAGCGCGGCCAGCACGCCCAGGCGCAGTCGGTGCCGCAGGGTGGGTTGCCCGACGAGCACGGCGGCGAACGGTGATCCGGAGTCCATGTCGTGGTTGGTCAAAAGGCGGATCGCTTCGAGCTGATGATTGTCGAGCAGGTGGGCCTCATCGACGACGAGCACGGGGTTTCGGCCGCGTTCGGCGTGTTCGGCGGCCAGTGCGTCGGCGGCCTGGGGGGCCAGTCGGGCGGTGTGAAACGCCGGGGGTGTGCCCGAGGGTGGCCACGATGTGGGTGAGCATGCCGCGCACTCCGATGGTGGGGTTGGCCAGGTAGATGATGACGTGGCGGGCGGGGTCCAGGGAGGTGGCTGCGGCGCGGATGGCTACGGTTTTGCGGCGCCGACTTCACCGGTGATGACCCCGATGGCGCATTGGTCCACACACCAGCCGATCCGGGCGATCGCTTCGCTGTGGCCGGGGTGGCGGTGCAGCATCGAGGGGGGCCAGGTCACGTCCGAACGGCATCCGGGTGAATCCCCAATGTGATTGCAGTCGTTGAATACTCACGCCGACACCCCCATCCTCGAACTCGCCATCGATGTTGGTGAGGTCAGTGATCGAGAGCTGCCCGGGAGCCCGCTCGCTGTCCGTGTCGGGTCCGTAGAGGGCGTGGTAACCGATGCGTTCGTCGTCGCGCAGTTGGTCGTGGTGGGCAGCGGCGGTCAACGCCAGGTAGTCGATCCCCGTCACCGGTAGCGCGGGGTCGGGGTTCTCGGGTCGGGCTTTGGGATGGGCATGGCGGGTGATGCGGTGCGGCACCGCGGCACCAAAACTGCGCTCGCCATGGCGGACCTCGATCGTCTCGAGGTCGAACGGGGAGAACACCAACTCCACCCGGCGCCCGGCCAGGGCGGGGTCGACCCGGTAGGTGTTGGCGTGCAGGGAGACGGTGGCGGTCTTGGTCACCACCCGAAACTCCGACCACAAGAACGCCTCGGTCAGATCCGCCGCGGTCGGCAACGCCGGGGCATGACCGAGCCGGTCCCAGCCGCTCTCCCACCGGGCCAGCGGTGACTGGTCGGTCTCGCTGTGGGTGCGGCGGTGGTATTCGGTTTCCACCCAGGCCATGAACAGTCGGTTGAGTTCCAACAATGCCGCGGTGTGGTCGACCCCGGCGGCCGTGAGGTCCTCGGTGGTGGTGTCGGTGACCTCGACGAGGAACTGCTCACGCACCGTCCGGAAGAACCGTTCGACCTTGCCCCGTCCTTGCGGCCGGCCGGGCGCGGAATGCACCAGTCGAACACCGAGTTTCGCGCACGCCCGCAACAGCCACGCGTCGACGAACGCCGAGCCGTTGTCGACATAGACCGAGGTCGGCACGCCGCGGGCAGCCAGCGCCGGTTTGAGGGCGGCGGCCAGGCGCACGGTGTCCTCGGCGAACCCGAACCGGTGCCCGACCACCAACCGAGAATGGTCGTCGAGGAAGGCGAACAGGTAGGTTTTGCGGTCTCCGACCCGCGGCCCGTGCAGGGCGTCGCCGACCCACAGCTCGTTGGGGTCAGCGGCTTCGAACCGGCCGAACACCTCGGTGCTCACACCGGCTGCCGGACCCATCAGTTCGCAGCGGTGGAAATGACGCAACAAAGTGGATTCCGAGGGCGCCCACCCGGTCGCAGTGCGCAGGATCCGGGCCACCTGCGCCGCGGTGCGTGCAGGGTTCTCCCGCTTCAACGAGGCCGCCAGCTCCAGCACCTGGATGTCGGTGCGGGTGGCCAGCCGCCGCGGTTCGGGCACCAGGGCTTCGAACCCGCCGGCCCGGTAGCGCCGGATCCAGCGGTCCAGGGTCGGTCGTGCGATCTGTACCCGGGAACCGAACGGATCCACATGGTGGCGTTCGGCGATCTCACGGACCAGCCGGCCACGCTGTTTGGTCGACAACCCGGCATCCAAGGCGGGGCAGATCAACTGATAGCGGAACAAGCCGATCGCCTGGGCCCGCTCCCGGCGTTTGTGTTCTTCCAACGACACTGCGGTGTTCTCCTCACATTCGAAGGCCCCGCCCGAAACCGTCTGTCGGGCAGGTGCCTTCGCGAGGATCACCGATCACCGCGTGGCGCATCAGGGGCAACTGGTGTTGCGCACCGGCGGCTACCGCATCGTCGGCCAGTCCGGTGCCAGCAGTCGGCCGCCGGTGACCGCGACCATCACCTGCGCAGGCGTCACCGCGCCCACCAACCCGACCGGCCCGAACCGCTGCCCGAGCGCCGCGACTGCGGCCTCGACCGCCGCCACCACGTCACCCCAGCCACAGCACCGGCCGTCGGGGATCGCCACGTCGATCCCGGTCTGGACCGCCACCACAAGGAACCATCCCCGGATCGCCTCCAATCGGCCGCCCGGCCCGGCGTAGCCAGCCCCGTACCGTGGTCGCCGGAATGTTGAGCCGGGCAGCGATCCGGCGATGCCCGACCCCCCGCGGCCCGCACCAACAGCGACATCCAAATCTGTTCGGCTGCATACGCTCTGCGCAGCAGCACCGTGACCGGCAACAACACGTGCGTCACCAAACACGACCGGCACCGCGCCCGCCGCGGCCGCACAGCACCGGCCAGACCCACCACGCGGCGAGAGCGGGCGAATCCCCAACCACCC
Proteins encoded in this region:
- a CDS encoding DDE-type integrase/transposase/recombinase — encoded protein: MSLEEHKRRERAQAIGLFRYQLICPALDAGLSTKQRGRLVREIAERHHVDPFGSRVQIARPTLDRWIRRYRAGGFEALVPEPRRLATRTDIQVLELAASLKRENPARTAAQVARILRTATGWAPSESTLLRHFHRCELMGPAAGVSTEVFGRFEAADPNELWVGDALHGPRVGDRKTYLFAFLDDHSRLVVGHRFGFAEDTVRLAAALKPALAARGVPTSVYVDNGSAFVDAWLLRACAKLGVRLVHSAPGRPQGRGKVERFFRTVREQFLVEVTDTTTEDLTAAGVDHTAALLELNRLFMAWVETEYHRRTHSETDQSPLARWESGWDRLGHAPALPTAADLTEAFLWSEFRVVTKTATVSLHANTYRVDPALAGRRVELVFSPFDLETIEVRHGERSFGAAVPHRITRHAHPKARPENPDPALPVTGIDYLALTAAAHHDQLRDDERIGYHALYGPDTDSERAPGQLSITDLTNIDGEFEDGGVGVSIQRLQSHWGFTRMPFGRDLAPLDAAPPPRPQRSDRPDRLVCGPMRHRGHHR
- a CDS encoding AAA family ATPase — translated: MLVVDEAHLLDNHQLEAIRLLTNHDMDSGSPFAAVLVGQPTLRHRLRLGVLAALDQRIAVRYTPARDESGRHRRLHRPSHQDRRRSDALFADDAITLIHNASRGHPPRSQQPRPARPDRRVRRRAFHRRGESRTHRHQRNSNRLNQIHVTTATTTPPRQGSRHRDHQRPARHKRAGAFSSMHHHQRR